In Mongoliitalea daihaiensis, one DNA window encodes the following:
- a CDS encoding N(4)-(beta-N-acetylglucosaminyl)-L-asparaginase has translation MSSRRTFIKKSLVAGSALIPLQLVQSCATSDASSNSEKFKPLILATWDHGMPANDRAWEVLGQTGSVIDAVEEGVKVTELDMDNLSVGLQGLPDREGIATLDASIMKGDGSCGSVAFLRQIKHPISVARKVMEETPHVMLAGEGARQFAIAKGFPLEEEILSPKAAKAFEAWKVDSQYKPIINIENHDTIGMIALGADGQMAGSCTTSGLAYKMHGRVGDSPIIGAGLFVDEEVGAATATGLGESIIRICGSFLIVELMRQGRSPQEACEEAVRRLISKNRKDLDDLQVGFLAFNKDGEYGAYALRQGFTYALHHTDEKVLRNSTYAI, from the coding sequence ATGTCAAGTAGAAGAACTTTTATTAAAAAAAGCCTTGTTGCCGGATCAGCTTTAATTCCTCTTCAATTGGTGCAATCCTGCGCTACATCCGATGCATCCTCGAATTCTGAGAAATTTAAACCCTTAATCTTAGCAACTTGGGATCATGGGATGCCCGCCAATGATCGAGCATGGGAAGTCTTGGGTCAGACAGGTTCGGTTATTGACGCGGTAGAGGAAGGAGTAAAAGTTACAGAACTAGATATGGACAATCTTTCTGTAGGCCTTCAAGGGTTACCTGATCGAGAAGGGATAGCAACATTGGATGCTTCTATTATGAAAGGAGATGGATCCTGTGGTTCGGTTGCCTTCCTTAGGCAAATTAAGCATCCAATTTCTGTAGCTAGAAAGGTGATGGAAGAAACCCCTCATGTGATGTTGGCAGGTGAAGGAGCTAGGCAATTTGCCATTGCGAAAGGTTTTCCGTTGGAAGAAGAAATCCTAAGTCCTAAAGCAGCGAAGGCATTTGAAGCCTGGAAAGTCGATTCTCAATACAAGCCAATTATCAATATCGAAAACCACGACACCATTGGTATGATTGCTCTTGGTGCAGATGGTCAAATGGCTGGATCTTGTACTACATCTGGACTCGCATACAAAATGCATGGAAGAGTGGGAGATAGTCCAATTATTGGTGCTGGTTTGTTTGTAGATGAAGAGGTAGGTGCAGCAACCGCTACCGGACTTGGAGAATCAATTATTCGTATTTGTGGTTCATTTCTAATTGTAGAGTTGATGCGACAAGGCAGGAGCCCTCAGGAAGCTTGCGAAGAAGCTGTTAGAAGACTTATCAGCAAAAACAGGAAAGATCTAGATGATTTGCAAGTTGGTTTCCTTGCTTTCAACAAAGATGGTGAATATGGTGCTTATGCACTTAGGCAGGGATTTACCTATGCTTTACATCATACCGATGAAAAGGTTTTACGGAATTCAACATACGCAATTTGA